The Catellatospora citrea DNA segment GATCTTGATGCGCACCCGCACCCAGCTACGCGCCGACCTCACCCAGAACGCCAATACTCGGGGCCGCCGACAGCACTGAGCGCAACCATCGCGAACGCGTCCCAGTGCCGCGGAGGGTTCTTGGCGGGAATGGGGGCAGAGGGCGGTTCCGAACTCGATCTGTGGCCTGGCCTTCGCTTCGATCACGTGAAGGCCAGGCCTCTCACGCGCTGATCCTCATCGCGTTCTCGGGCGGGCTGGGGCGTTGAACGAACGTGATCTCGTCATGGGGTTGTGTGGCAACATGGCGATCGCCTTGAGGCTCAGCTGGTCGTGTGCGACGAACCGGAGTTGCTCGCTCTATCCCAGGTGGATGGAGCCGTACGCGGTCAGCGCGAGATCTCGCTCGTGCAGCAACTTGACCAGGTCCGTGGGTCGTCTCATGGCGCGCAGGTCGTCGGCCGTGATCACGAGGATGCGGATGCCGCGAATCAGTGCGGCGGCACCAATGGCGTAGGCCCTGGTGCGATGGGTTTGATCACCGGTGATGCCGCCTGCCGCGGCGAGGATGCCGGTTCGGCATCCGCGGTCAGCGATGACATTGACGAAGTAGCCCAGCGTCGTGCTGTCGACTGGATGGGACCAGTTCTTGCACTCCACCAGGAACAGCTCTGGGAGCATATGCAGGCCGGCGGTGGCCTTGCTGTTGGCCACCGCGATGTCGACCTCCTCGGTGCCGTAGGCGTTGAGGGTATTGCGTTTCACCACGCAGCCGGGCACCGACGACAACAGGTACGCGAGCAGATTCTCGTAGTGCCGGCCGCGCCGGTGGCTGGTTCCGTGGGCAGCGCGGCCGAGATACGCCCCGACCCGGGCCTGGAACAGGGTGATCGCGCTGCGCTTGACACTGGAGGCTTCGCGCGGCTGGACCGAACCTGAATGAATGGACCGGACGTCGTGGATACTTTGCCCCTGCATGAATTGCTCACAATCTTGTCGGCAGCCGCCCGCACCTGGGGCTGAGGACAGCAAAGCGTCCGGGAGCACGGGTGGTCGATGGTCTGGGACGACGTCGGAGAACTCCGGTGAGCCGATCAGCCGACTGCGGTTAGTGACATGCGCCTATGGTGTCCCGGTTGTGGCGAACCTTAGGCTGTCCCGGAACGTCCGGTGCCGGGATGGGAGGGGTCGAGTCGTGCCGTCTGCGCTGTCGGTCGGCCTGGACGGCGGACTGGCCACGGCCCGCGACTGGAGCGACTTCGGCGAGTGCCTCAAACTCATGCATCGACGCACCGGTATGAGCCTCAAGCAGGTGGAAACCGCTGCGCGGGGTGCTGCAGGTCCCGGTGTCCGGCAAGGCCGGGAGCTGCCGACCAGCACGGTCAGTGACGTGATCAACGGCAAGAGACGCGCCAGCAAGGACATCCTGATCGGCCTGTTGACGGTATGGAAGGTGACACAGGCGGAGCATGACGCCGCCATGGACGCCTGGCGCAGGATCAACTCGCAGGTCGGACGGGGGCCGGTCGGCGCAGGACGCTTCTACGAGGCGTCACCACGGGAACTGGGCGTCTCCGTGGCAATCAACGTCGGCGCGGCATCATCCGACCTGACGCCGTACGTCACGCGCTACTTCGATCAGCAGCTGCGGCAGCTGCTGGGCACGGCGGCTGATGCGGGCCGGGGATGTTTTACGGTCTTGGTCGGCGAATCATCCGCGGGCAAGACCCGGTCGCTGTACGAAGCAGTCAACAGCCAGATCCCGGACTGGTGGCTCGTTCAGCCGGCCGACACCAGGGAGATTCACGACCTCGCGAACGCGCCCGTAGGCAGCACCATCCTCTGGTTGGATGAGCTGCACCGGTACCTGGGTGCCGAGCCACCCCTGACGAGGGAGACCATAAACAGTCTGTCGCGGGCAGGGATCATCGTGGTGGGGACCATCTGGCCCGACCAGTTCGCGCTGCGGTGGACCATGCGGCGCACCGACGGCACCGACGAGTTCGCCGAAGATCGAAGGCTGCTCGACCTGTGCGAATCGATCAACGTGCCACGCGAGCTGACCCCGGGCGAGCATCAGGAGGCTGCGCGTCTCGGTGCCCAGGACACCAGGATCGACGCTGCCCTGCGGATCACTGACGCCGAGTTCGTCCAAGCCTTGGCCGGGGCGCCGGCTTTGCAGGACCGGTGGGAACAGGCCCCTGACGCGTATACCCGCGCGATCATCACCGCGGCCGCCGACGCACGCAGGATCGGCGTGCACAGCCCCCTGCCACGCGAAGTGCTCAAAGACGCAATGGTCGGCTACCTCACCCCGAAACAGCAGGTCACCGCACCCGACGAGTGGATCGAACCAGCCCTGCGATACGCAACCCAACTACTGAAAGGTGCCGTGTCAGCGCTGGTACCGGTGGCCGGGTCCCGTCCGGGCACCCTGGGCGGATTCGTGGTCGCCGACTACCTTGCCCAGCACATCAGCCGCAGCCGCAGGACCATATGCCCGCCCGGCAGCCTGTGGGACGCGCTGACAGACCACCTGGGCAGTACTGACGACCTGCGGCGGGTCGCCGAGGCGGCAACTGCCCGAATGCGCTACGACCATGCCGAACGCGCCCTCATGCGCCTCGCCGACACTGGACCCGCCGCCGTCGAGCTCGCCGTCATGCTCAGACGCCAGGGCCGATCCGACCAGGCAGTCGCTCTACTCGACCGGCGATTGAAGGCAGCCCCGGATGACGAGGCATGCCGGGCGGAGAGGACACGCACGATCGCCATCCGCGAGCGGGCGCTGGAGATCCTCCACGAGGCACAAGAGCATCCGCGAGCGCACTGGTGGCACGACGAGCTGCTCGCAGACGGCGGAAAGGCAGACGACCTGCGGCAGCGAACCGGTCGAGGTGACCTTACGGCCGCAGACGAGTTCGCCGACCTGCTTGCCGCGCGGGGCTGCCTTGAGGAGTTGCGGGAACTCGCCGACGCAGGCCACCAGTACGCCTGCGAGCGTCTGGCGGAGTTCCTCGTCTCGCAGGGTAGGCGTGACGAGCTTGAGCAGCGCGTCGAAGCAGGCGATCGGGCGGCGCTGCTGTACCGCAATCGCCTGGGCACATCCGGATCCGCAGGCGAGGACGTGGCGGCAGTGTCCGAGCGTATGTCGACTGACCCCGTTCAATCCCCGAACGGCTCACGGTCGCAGGAGGCAGACGGCGAACATGATGAGTCCGCCGCAGTCCAGAAGGTCGCGTACCTGTTCGACTCCCGTGACATCGGAGGGCTACGCAAGGAGGTCGATGCGGGGACCCCGCGGGCTGCAGAGCTGTTCGTGGCCCTGTTGACCGCCGAGCAGGCCACACAGCCAGCCGTGATATCGCGCTTGCGCGCCTTCGGTATGAACGCCGTTGACCTCGAGCATCCTGATCGGGTACGGCGATGAGCACGTACGGAGCCTCGCGTTCGGCCAATCGGAAAGGCCTGCACCGCTCAGCGCGGGAGGTGGTCACGGTGACTCCGCCGTTCGGCGTGTTGTCAGACCAAGAGGATACAAGCATTGTGTATCCGCACCCGGTGTACATCAGCTTGCGTGTACGCCAACGGTGCCGGCGATGCACTGAGCGCAACCACCGCGATGCTCTGAGAGGGCTCACGAGATGACCAACGATGCAATGACGCCTTCCGAGAGCGCCATCCTCATCGTCCTGATGGCAGAGGCATGCGAGGTCACGAACACTGACCTGAAGGAGCGCTACGGTCTCGATGTGCGCAAGGACAGCCGCGACAAGCTCAACCGCTTACGGCTGGTGGCCAGCCGTCAGACCGGCAGAACATACGCCCACCAACTAGACGACAAAGGCTGGGCGCGTGTGCAGGACGATCTCAACTTCGACAACCCGAAAGCCCGTGCCTTGGGCGCAGCGTTGTCCGCGTTGCACGCACACCTTCGTGACCGTGTCCTGCCACGTACCGCGTTCGACAACCTCACTGAGATGTTCTCCCGCACTGACATCACGCCGCAACGGCGTCCCGCACACGTGGAAGCGCGGATCCGGCACGCCTACGACGCCTTGACGCCCGAACCCGGCGCCTGGGTGGCTCTCGCCCGGCTTCGACCGTTCTTCAGCGACATCACCCGCCACGATCTCGACGAGGCACTGCGGCAACTCGCTCGCGCCGACGACGTCAACATCGCGCCGGAGTCGAACCAGAAAACCCTGACGTCGGCTGACATTGCCGCGGCGCTTTCTATCGCCGGGCACGACAAACATCTGCTGGCGATCGGCGTGTGATGGCAGAACAACTCGCGGCCCTCGCCGCGCTGAGGTTCAACTGGGCCCCCGTGCCCGACGACGTCTGGCGGCCTTCCCCGTTCCACATCGACGGCCTTCACCCGGCAGTGAGCCACGCCGTGCTCGACGGCCTCGCCGAAGCGAAGAGCAGCGACGACGCTAGCGCAATCGGCCTGGTACTGCAGGGGGAACGCGGATCCGGCAAGACGCACCTGCTCGGCTGGCTACGCGAACAGACACAGCTTCAAGGCGGCTACTTCTTCCTCGTAAGTCTGCTTGACGCCAGAGGTTTCTGGGACAGTGTGCTCGCCGCCATGCTCGACGGCCTGTCGCGCCCGGTATCTGCCGACGGGTCCCAACTGCGGCTGCTGCTGCGCCGACTCGCCTCGCGCGTCGGCGCAGCGCCGGCAACACGGCGCGCAGTCACCGGCGAGCATGACCTAACTGTCACTGCCCTGGACGACTTCATGCAAAATCTGGCCGCGTTCGACGAATACGTAGTGCGCAGCAGCCAGGACACAGCACGCGCACTGGCGCTAGGCGCCTCGAGGAAACTCGCCGACCGGGAGATCGCCGAGGACTACTTCGCCGGTGCCGACGAAGAAACACCGGGGACCCGTCGCGCGTGGGGCATGCGTGCACCGGCGAAAACCTCCCAGGAACTCATCGGTGAGCTGTCGCGGCTGCTCGCACTGACAGGCCCGTCGGTCATCGCCGTCGATCAGATCGACACCCTCATCGCCCAGTCCGCACTCAGCGGTGACTTCGTGCACAGTGGGACACCTGACGCAGAGGATTGGCAGCAGCTTCTGCTGCTGGAACATATCGCTGGCGGCCTGATGTCTCTGCGCGAAGTCACGCGGCGCACCCTCACCGTGCTGGGCTGCCTTCCCACGTCATGGACCGCGATCAAGGCAAAGGCGACCGACAGCGTCCAGGACCGGTTCCGCGAGGCCCCACACCTAAAAACGATCAACGATCGCGAACTCGCTCGTCGGATAGTGGAGAAGCGTCTCGGCACGCACTTCGAGCGGATCGGCTTCACCCCGCCCTACCCCACCTGGCCGATCACGCCGGGAGCGTTTCACCATGCGGCCGGCCTCACCCCGCGGCAGTTACTGCAGAGGATCGACGAACACGTCCGCAGCTGTCAGCTTGACGGCATCGTTACGGAGCTCAACCAGCTCGAACATCCCGCAGCACACCCCCAGACGCCGTCGGCGGCTTCTGCGCAGGCACTGTCGGCTGGCGAGCTAGAGGCCATCGACCACAGGTTCGAGCAGTTGAAGAAGCACGCCGACATCGGCACAGCGCTTGACGCCGACACCGAGGACGCTGTGGTCCCTGCCCTTCTGGCGACGGGCTTGGCGGCATGGATGATGGAACGCGCTGATTCCGGAAGGCTGTTCACACAGGATCCACCACCAGGACCCCGTCCAGCGCTACACGCTCGGCTGCGCCTGTCACTCGATGAGAACACCGAGGACCAGGCACACTGGTGCTTCCGGGCCATCAGCGACCGGCACCACGGAAACGCCTCACTCAACCGGATCCGGCAGGCATGCCTGGCGGCCGGCCTCGATCCGGACGTCGCCAAGCGAAAACTTTACCTCCTGCGCAACGGACCGTGGTCGACCAGCAGCACGACGCGCCAGGCGTTGGCGGCCTTCGAGCGAGCCGGTGGACGAACACTACGGCTGAACCACGAAGACCTGCGGATCCTCACGGCACTGCAAGCCCTGCTCGACGAAGAACCGATCAGAGTCCAGGAATGGATCGCTGTCCGCAGGCCGACCGAACAGCTTGCCGTGCTGCAGGAGGCCCTGGCTGATACCGTCGCATGGGCACCGATGACAGCGCCACGCAACCCTGCGTCCGGAGGTGCCGATGACGTAGGCACCGCGGTTACGCCCGCCTTCACCGTCGGTACCGAGCACACGACCGGCGCTGCGGTCGGCATCCATCTCGCATCGCTGCGAAAGCACGCCGTGATATTCGCCGGATCCGGATCTGGCAAGACGGTACTCATCCGACGCATCGTCGAGGAATGCGCTCTGCAGGGCGTGTCGTCGATCGTCCTCGACCCAAACAATGACCTGGCTCGAATGGGTGAAACGTGGCCCGAACCACCGCCCATGTGGAACTCTGACGATCCGGCCAAGGCCGAGGAGTATCTCGAGAACACCGACGTGATCGTGTGGACCCCCCGCAGGGCCGCGGGACGGCCGCTGAGCTTCCAACCGATGCCCGACTTCGCGGCAACCGCAGACGATCCTGACGAGTTCGCGGTGGCCGTCGAGACAGCAGTGGCCTCCCTGGCCCCGCGTGCAAAACTGGATGGGCGGACGAACAAGTCGCACATAGCGTTGGCGGTCCTTCGTCGAGCAGTGGAACACTATGGCAAATCGGGCGGCAGTTCTCTCAAGGGCCTGATCGACACCCTCGCGGAATTCCCCGACGACGTCGCGAACCTCGAAGGCGCCACCAAGATCGCCGCTGGGCTAGCTCAGACGCTGACCGCCACGATGATCAACGACCCGCTCTTCGGCGGCGAGGGGGCCCCCGTGGACCCTGGCACGCTCCTGACTCCGCCAGCCGGCAAGCGAGCGCGCATCTCTGTTATCAGCCTCGTCGGCTTGCCGGGCGACGAACTGCGTCAGAGCTTCGTCAACCAGCTACAGATGGCACTGTTCGCCTGGATCAAGAAGAATCCGGCAGCTGACCGACCACTGCTCGGGCTATTGGTCATGGACGAAGCACAGATACTGGCACCGTCCGGCGCTATGACAGCCTGCACCCAGAGCAGCCTCGCACTCGCAGCGCAGGCGCGGAAGTACGGCCTCGGTTTAATCTTCGCCACTCAGGCGCCAAAAGGGCTTCACAATCGCATCGCGGGCAACGCGGCAACGCAGTTCTTCGGGCGGCTAAACAGCCCGATCCAAATCGAGGCCGCACGCGAGATGGCAAAGGCCAAAGGCGGAGACGTTCCCGACATCTCTCGCCTCACAGTCGGCGAGTTCTACCTCGCAGCCGAAGGAGAGCCACCGAGCAAGCTTCGCACACCAATCTGTCTGAGCTACCACCCCCAGTCGCCCTTGACCACGGAGGAGGTCCTCCAGCGCGCTCACACCGGAGCGTGACGAGGGACGCCCAGGCCGACAGCGCCCTCGGTCGGGCCGCGGCGACGCCGGCGGTGCACTGCGTCGGCACCTGAACCGGGGGTGACATCGCGCCGCAACTGGGCGTCGAGCTTGGCCACGCGCAGCGGAATGCGCGGCAGCGTTCGTCATCTCGCAGCGAGCGGGCCCTGAACTGCGCGTTCTAAAGCAGGATCGGCCAGTCGTAGTGCGCCGTCGAAGCGGTGCTGCAGGTTGGAGATCAACCGGGCGATAGTGTTGCCGCAGTAGCCCTCGCGCAGGTAGATCCGCATCCAGTGCTTGCCGATGTCGAATTGCAGTGGCTGTCCTACGTGCAGATCCACGGCTGCGATCTCGCGTCCGTGCTGGGTGGTTGTCACGTCGCTCCACAACCGGAATGGTTCGCGGCAGGAGGTCAGTTCATCGGCGAACATATCCAGATCGTCGATCTCGCGGCTGACGTGGATGAGGATCGGGCCGCCGGCGAAGGTGGCTCCGGAGTCCTCGCCGTTTAGCCCGTTCCAGCGCAGTGCCTTCTGCTCGCACAGGGTGACCAGGTTGCGGTAGCGGTCGACGACCCGGTTGACGAAGGTGAGATGCAGTTCGAGGGAGTCGCCGGAGGCGGCGAAGCGTCCTCGGCGGTCGACGCCCTCGCGTACGTATCCGAAGTTCGGGTCGGAGAACTCGAGTTCCACGGCGTCGCAGGTGACCGCAGATTCGTAACGCGGCAGGGCGGCGAGGTCGTCCAGCAGCTGCTCGGCGTCGGCGCCGCGGACTCCGGGCAGGGCTATCTGCCAGTGGGCGGGCCCCCTGCTCGACGTGGTCGATCTGGGCGGGGAGACCGCGGACGGCCAGTCATACCTGTCCGACGCAAACACGCGCGAGCGGGTGCTGATGCTCTACATGCGCCAGGTTCGCACGGCAGTTACGGTCACAACTGGCCGGTGAGCTGCTGTAATGCGGTTCGTATTCTGCCGGGTATGGTCCACCGATATATGCAGGTCAGATACCGTCTGAAGGGATTCCGTCAGGCGGTTTCGTCTATGTCTATGGGCAAAATTGCTCCACATGTAATGGCTCACTGCGGACTTGATCCTTACGTGCCTTACTGAAATGGCAGGTCAACGGCCCGGGTGCTGTCGGAGGAATTCCGGAGCGCTCTTCTGTGACGTGAATGGCCCTCAATCCGGTCAGATGCTGTCGATTAGGTCCGGTGCAGGGCTTGGACGAGAGTGTCGGCGTGGTGTCCGTAGGGGGCAGGGTCCGGGTCGTAGATCGTGATCTGCGGTCCGATGCTTCGGGCTCGGGTGGCAACGGCCGCAGCAGCTCGATGAGCTGCGGTGGCCGAGGCCGCTGGGGAGGGGGCCCTGCGGCGGGGCATGACGGCGGGTCGAGCTCGTCAACGTCGAGGTGTACGAAGTAGCCGCGTTGCAGGCGGTGAACTCGGCGGCCACACGCGCGCCGACGGCTGCCCGGCCTTCAGCGATGATCTCGGGCGCGAGGCGGCGCGTGTATGCCGCAGATGCAGGCCGCGACCCAGCCCTTTGTCGGCTCGATGGTCAGGGTCCACGGTATCGGCGCAGCTCCCCTGGAGGTCACGCGAAGGGGTCGCGGGCGTAGTCGCGCAGGCGTTCGGCGACGACGAAGGCGCTCTCGGTCGCCTCGGTCCGGGCCCGGCCGCGCGTGATCGCGTCGGCGAGCGCGGTGAGCTGGTCGGCGGGGAGCATGGCCAGTCCGGCGCCGCGCAGCGGCAGGGTGAGTCGTACGCCCGTACGCGGGTCCGCGGTGTGGATCACCTGCACCCGGTACATGGTGCGCGAGTCTCCTGCGCCCACCTGCTGGAGCTGGGTGCCGCCGCTGACCAGCGCGGTGGACAGGTCGGTGCTCTTGGTGCCGAGCGCGCCGCGCACGCTCAGCGTGGTGCCGTCCAGCCAGGCGCCGGTGCGCCATACCCGCAGCACGAAGAAGACCGCGAACAGCGCGACCAGGGTGGCGCAGGCGGCCCCGCCGAGGCCGATGACGCTGACGCCGTCAGCGATGTCGAAGCCGGGGTCGGGGGCAGGCCCAGGCACCAGGTTGCCGCTGTCGTCTAGGTGGAAGTCGCCGTCGCCGACGGTCGAGTTCACGGTCGTGCGGGCGAAGAACGAGAAGCCGAAGGCGAACAGCGCGCCGACCGCACTGATGCCGATCATCACGGCGGCCACCACGGTGGCGAAGATCTTGATGCCGGTGGTGGCGCCGATCGACAGCGCGAGCCGGGTGGGGTTCGACATGGCGCGCAGCCTAGCGGGTGTGCGCGACGACGGAGGGCCCCGCCGGGCAGGGAAGCCTACCGAGGACTGACGTAAGCGCATGTACTGGACGGGACCGTGGCCGACCGGCGGCGTTCTCGCCGCGTGTCAGTCGTCCTGGTCCGTGAAGGAGCAGTTGAGGACGACGTGGTCAGCTGATCCCTCTGGTCGTTGTCCGGTCGCCAGAATCAGCCTGAAGTCGCGGGCAACCTTGCATGCCCTTCGACCGTGGTAGGACCGTGACGAACCGAATCAAGGCACCGCATGGTGCCGACGCGGCGTACACGGCATTCGTCGAGGCCGCCTGGCAGCGCCAACTGCGATTCGCTCTGCTTCTGACCGGCGATCGGTGGCAGGCGGAGGAGCTGCTCCAGGACAGCCTCGTGCGGATCTACGAGCGGTGGCGTCGGTTGTCGAGTGCCGACGACCTCCAGGCATACCTGCGCAAGGTGCTCGTGAACAACCACACGTCGATCTGGCGGCGGCGACGGCGCGAAAGCCTGGTCGCCGCCGTGCCCGAGCGGTCCGCGCCGGACAGGTCAGTGAGCGCCGACGCGCTCGTGCTACGGGACGCCCTGCGGGCGCTGCCGCCGCGCCAGCGCGCCGTCGTGGTGCTGCGTCATTACGAGGACCTGCCCGAACGGGAGGTCGCGGCAGTGCTCGGCTGCAGTCTGGGCACCGTCAAGAGCCAGCATGCCAAGGCCCTGGCCAAGCTCCGTCATCTCGTCGGCGACGCCGGCGAGAACCACCTGGTACACGGAAGAAGCAGGTGAAACACGTGAACTATTTCGACAGGCAGCTGACCGAAGGGCTGCACGAGCTGGCCGCCGCCGAGTCGCTCTCCGCCGCGCCGACGCGGCAGCTGCTCGACCGCGGCCGGCGGGCACGCCAGCGCCGGGCCGCGTCGCTCGCCGGAACCTCGTTCGCGGTCGTGGCGCTCGGCGCGGTCGCCGCGGTCGTGATCGCTGGGACGCCGTCCACCGCACCCGGCGGCCCGGTCGGGCCGGACGCTGCGGCGACGTCGGCCACCGTGACCGACCCGCGGCTGGAGCTGGTCGCGGCCATCGCCAACAGCCAGCGCGTCAGCTTCCGGCTGAAGACGACGACGACCGACCAGAAGGGCGACGGGAAGATGACGGTCCCGGCGTACACGATGGTCACCGAGACGGCGTTCGACCCGGCCATCGCCACCGGATACGTCCGGAGTTTGGACGGCTTCGAGTACCGCCTGGTCAACGGGGTGCTCTACATGACCGACGGCGGACAATGGTTGCGCGATCCCGGCACCTACACGTCATTGAACATGGACGAGGACAGGCTGCGTGGCGCGTTCGTCGAGTCAGCCGACTCGCAGCAGCTGTTCTCGGCGCTGAGCAG contains these protein-coding regions:
- a CDS encoding restriction endonuclease codes for the protein MQGQSIHDVRSIHSGSVQPREASSVKRSAITLFQARVGAYLGRAAHGTSHRRGRHYENLLAYLLSSVPGCVVKRNTLNAYGTEEVDIAVANSKATAGLHMLPELFLVECKNWSHPVDSTTLGYFVNVIADRGCRTGILAAAGGITGDQTHRTRAYAIGAAALIRGIRILVITADDLRAMRRPTDLVKLLHERDLALTAYGSIHLG
- a CDS encoding tetratricopeptide repeat protein codes for the protein MPSALSVGLDGGLATARDWSDFGECLKLMHRRTGMSLKQVETAARGAAGPGVRQGRELPTSTVSDVINGKRRASKDILIGLLTVWKVTQAEHDAAMDAWRRINSQVGRGPVGAGRFYEASPRELGVSVAINVGAASSDLTPYVTRYFDQQLRQLLGTAADAGRGCFTVLVGESSAGKTRSLYEAVNSQIPDWWLVQPADTREIHDLANAPVGSTILWLDELHRYLGAEPPLTRETINSLSRAGIIVVGTIWPDQFALRWTMRRTDGTDEFAEDRRLLDLCESINVPRELTPGEHQEAARLGAQDTRIDAALRITDAEFVQALAGAPALQDRWEQAPDAYTRAIITAAADARRIGVHSPLPREVLKDAMVGYLTPKQQVTAPDEWIEPALRYATQLLKGAVSALVPVAGSRPGTLGGFVVADYLAQHISRSRRTICPPGSLWDALTDHLGSTDDLRRVAEAATARMRYDHAERALMRLADTGPAAVELAVMLRRQGRSDQAVALLDRRLKAAPDDEACRAERTRTIAIRERALEILHEAQEHPRAHWWHDELLADGGKADDLRQRTGRGDLTAADEFADLLAARGCLEELRELADAGHQYACERLAEFLVSQGRRDELEQRVEAGDRAALLYRNRLGTSGSAGEDVAAVSERMSTDPVQSPNGSRSQEADGEHDESAAVQKVAYLFDSRDIGGLRKEVDAGTPRAAELFVALLTAEQATQPAVISRLRAFGMNAVDLEHPDRVRR
- a CDS encoding ATP-binding protein, producing MAEQLAALAALRFNWAPVPDDVWRPSPFHIDGLHPAVSHAVLDGLAEAKSSDDASAIGLVLQGERGSGKTHLLGWLREQTQLQGGYFFLVSLLDARGFWDSVLAAMLDGLSRPVSADGSQLRLLLRRLASRVGAAPATRRAVTGEHDLTVTALDDFMQNLAAFDEYVVRSSQDTARALALGASRKLADREIAEDYFAGADEETPGTRRAWGMRAPAKTSQELIGELSRLLALTGPSVIAVDQIDTLIAQSALSGDFVHSGTPDAEDWQQLLLLEHIAGGLMSLREVTRRTLTVLGCLPTSWTAIKAKATDSVQDRFREAPHLKTINDRELARRIVEKRLGTHFERIGFTPPYPTWPITPGAFHHAAGLTPRQLLQRIDEHVRSCQLDGIVTELNQLEHPAAHPQTPSAASAQALSAGELEAIDHRFEQLKKHADIGTALDADTEDAVVPALLATGLAAWMMERADSGRLFTQDPPPGPRPALHARLRLSLDENTEDQAHWCFRAISDRHHGNASLNRIRQACLAAGLDPDVAKRKLYLLRNGPWSTSSTTRQALAAFERAGGRTLRLNHEDLRILTALQALLDEEPIRVQEWIAVRRPTEQLAVLQEALADTVAWAPMTAPRNPASGGADDVGTAVTPAFTVGTEHTTGAAVGIHLASLRKHAVIFAGSGSGKTVLIRRIVEECALQGVSSIVLDPNNDLARMGETWPEPPPMWNSDDPAKAEEYLENTDVIVWTPRRAAGRPLSFQPMPDFAATADDPDEFAVAVETAVASLAPRAKLDGRTNKSHIALAVLRRAVEHYGKSGGSSLKGLIDTLAEFPDDVANLEGATKIAAGLAQTLTATMINDPLFGGEGAPVDPGTLLTPPAGKRARISVISLVGLPGDELRQSFVNQLQMALFAWIKKNPAADRPLLGLLVMDEAQILAPSGAMTACTQSSLALAAQARKYGLGLIFATQAPKGLHNRIAGNAATQFFGRLNSPIQIEAAREMAKAKGGDVPDISRLTVGEFYLAAEGEPPSKLRTPICLSYHPQSPLTTEEVLQRAHTGA
- a CDS encoding SigE family RNA polymerase sigma factor, coding for MPFDRGRTVTNRIKAPHGADAAYTAFVEAAWQRQLRFALLLTGDRWQAEELLQDSLVRIYERWRRLSSADDLQAYLRKVLVNNHTSIWRRRRRESLVAAVPERSAPDRSVSADALVLRDALRALPPRQRAVVVLRHYEDLPEREVAAVLGCSLGTVKSQHAKALAKLRHLVGDAGENHLVHGRSR